The DNA segment TTCTCGCTCCTTAGCCACCTCCCGAGCCTTATAAAGAGGCATGGTGCCTAGCTGTTCGCCGGTTTCGCTGATTAACCGCACCTCTTTGCCGATGATCTGCTGGTTGACACGATATTTCTTAATTATATTTCCTTACCCTCCCCAATAATCCTCGTATAGGATGGTAATATACAATGTATTTTCATAAAAATCAAGAGGTTCTCTGAAAGATGGCTTCACTGGCTATCCGCTTGAACTCGTCCAGAGTTTTTCTTCCCAGGTCCTCGCCGCTTCTCAGCCTGACCGAGACCCCGTCACTTGCAAGCTCCTTATCGCCTACAATCAACATGTAAGGTATTTTCTGGAGCTGCGCCTGTCGGATTTTCAGGTTCATCCTGTCAGAGCGGACATCCACCTGGGTACGAAGCCCATCGGCCTGGAGTTTCGCGGTTACCTGATGTGCGTAGTCCAGATGGCGTTCGGATATGGGGATCACCACCGCCTGAACCGGCGCCAGCCAGACGGGAAAAGCGCCCCCATATTGCTCGATGAGGCAACCGAAGAACCGTTCTAGGCTTCCAAGAACGGTTCGGTGTACCATTACCACAGGGTGTGCCAAGCCGTCAATGTCAACATAGTTAACATCGAAGCGCTGGGGCAGGTTGAAATCGACCTGCGTGGTGGGACCCTGCCAGGTCCTTCCCAGGGCATCCCGGAGGCGGATATCGATTTTGGGTCCGTAGAATACCCCCTCCCCAGGGTCTACTGTGTAGTGCAGCGCCAGTCGTTTCAGTGACCGCTCCAAGGTATCGGTTGCCTCCTGCCATAGCTCGACGGTGCCGGCGTATCGTTCGGGCCGGGTTGCGAGCAGCACCTCATATTCCTGAAATCCGAAGGTGCGCATCATAAAAATGGCGAATTCCAAAACACCCACTACCTCATCCTCAAGCTGATCGGGGCGGCAGAAAATGTGGGCGTCGTCCTGGGTGAAGCCCCGAACCCTGGTTAGCCCATGAAGCACACCGGAACGCTCATAACGATAGACTGTGCCCAGCTCCGCCCACCTTATGGGAAGATCGCGGTAACTTCTGAGCCTTGTTTTATACATCAGAATATGGGCTGGGCAGTTCATCGGTTTGATCAGGTATTCCTGTCCCTCAACATCCATTGGTGAGTATAGATGCTCCCGGTACAGCTCCCAGTGCCCGCTCGTCTTCCAGAGGTCGAGCTTGGCAATGTGGGGGCTGTAAACGATATCATATCCCCGTTTGAGGTGCTCAGCGATCCAGAAATCCTCGATGAGACGGCGTACCGTAGCTCCCTTGGGGTGCCAGTGCACCAGGCCCGGTCCCGCTTCCTGGTGAAAGCTGAAGAGATCGAGCTCCTGACCCAGCTTTCGATGGTCACGCTTTTCCGCCTCGGCAAGCTTTTCCAGATGATTTGTTAGTTCATCATTGGTCTCGAAGGCGATACCATAGATTCGCTGGAGCATCGGGCGCTTCTCATCGCCATGCCAGTATGCACCGGCGATGCTGAGGAGCTTGAAGGCTGTTATCTCCCCTGTGGAGCTAACATGAGGCCCGCGGCAAAGGTCGGTAAAGGAGCCCTGGCGGTAGATGCTCAACCTTTCATCGGGGATTTCATCGATGAGCTCTAGCTTGTAGGGCTGCTGGGCGAAGATGCCTCTCGCCTCCTGCTTAGATACCTCCTCTTGGGTGAATGAGAGATCCTGGGCTATAATCTCAGTCATTGCCGCTTCGATTACCGGAAGGTCCTCTGGGGTGAGGGTGCGGGG comes from the Dehalococcoidia bacterium genome and includes:
- the thrS gene encoding threonine--tRNA ligase, whose amino-acid sequence is MDQNEKMERIRHSASHVMAEVVQSLFPDAKFGIGPVIENGFYYDFDLPRTLTPEDLPVIEAAMTEIIAQDLSFTQEEVSKQEARGIFAQQPYKLELIDEIPDERLSIYRQGSFTDLCRGPHVSSTGEITAFKLLSIAGAYWHGDEKRPMLQRIYGIAFETNDELTNHLEKLAEAEKRDHRKLGQELDLFSFHQEAGPGLVHWHPKGATVRRLIEDFWIAEHLKRGYDIVYSPHIAKLDLWKTSGHWELYREHLYSPMDVEGQEYLIKPMNCPAHILMYKTRLRSYRDLPIRWAELGTVYRYERSGVLHGLTRVRGFTQDDAHIFCRPDQLEDEVVGVLEFAIFMMRTFGFQEYEVLLATRPERYAGTVELWQEATDTLERSLKRLALHYTVDPGEGVFYGPKIDIRLRDALGRTWQGPTTQVDFNLPQRFDVNYVDIDGLAHPVVMVHRTVLGSLERFFGCLIEQYGGAFPVWLAPVQAVVIPISERHLDYAHQVTAKLQADGLRTQVDVRSDRMNLKIRQAQLQKIPYMLIVGDKELASDGVSVRLRSGEDLGRKTLDEFKRIASEAIFQRTS